The Sulfurovum sp. TSL1 genomic sequence ACTGACAGAAGAAGAGATGAGGGAAATGCTGTGAGACTGGATAAATATTTGGTAGAAGAGGGGTACTTTGAGAGCCGTAACCGTGCAAATGATGCGATAAAGGCCGGACAGGTCCTTATAGATGGCAAGAAGGCCAAGGCTTCATCTAAAGTAGATGAGAACAGCATAGTCGAAGTGGAAGATACGAAATTTTATGTAAGCCGTGCCGCCCGTAAGTTAGAGAACTTTTTGGCTGAGCATCCCATGGCGTTTCAAGGGAAAAAAGCGTTGGACATCGGATCGAGTACAGGTGGGTTCGCTCAGATCGTACTGGAAAACGGTGTGGCAAGTCTCTCCTGTGTGGATGTAGGCAAAGACCAGCTGCATATCTCGCTGCGCAACAATGAAACACTTTCATTGCATGAAGAGACAGATATACGTGAATTTCAAAGTGATGATGCATTTGAACTGATCACCTGTGATGTCTCGTTTATCTCTATCTTGCAGATCATGGATGATATAGACAGGCTTAGCCAGAAGGGTACAGATATCATTATACTTTACAAACCGCAGTTTGAAGTGGGTAAGGATGTAAAACGTGACAGCAGAGGTGTGGTACAGGATCTTGATGCGATAGCCAGACGAAAAGAGGCGTTTGAAGCCCAGGCTGAAAAGTTGGGATGGGAACTGAATTACCAGGCACTTTCACAGGTCCAGGGCAAAGAGGGCAATCAAGAGTATCTCTATCATTTTAGAAAAAGTGAGAAGTAGCGTTGCCGTTGCTTAATCAGATCAAGCGTATCGCTATAGGTTCATTTGACGGTATACATCTTGGACATCAGGCGCTCATAGATAAGGTGGATGCATTGGTGATCATAGAGAGAAACAGCGGTTACCTGACACCAGGATATAAACGTTCGCTCTTTACTTCCAAAGTATGCTGTTTTTACCATTTTGATAAGATAAAATCATTGACACCTGAAGCATTTGTTCAGACTCTGGAAGCTGATTTCCCTGCACTGGAAACGATCGTAGTGGGGTATGATTTTCATTTTGGTAAAAATAAAGCAGGGAATGCGCAGATGATGAAAACACTGACGGATAAACAGATATCCATCGTGGATCAGGTCACGCTTGGTGAGACACCTGTCCACTCCCGTATCATCAAAACGTATCTGCGTGAGGGGAAGATCGCACGGGCCAATCAATTGCTGGGCAGAACCTATCATATAGAAGGCAGGGTGGTTCCGGGACAGGGATTGGGTAAAAAAGAGTTGGTCCCTACGATCAATTTAGATGTCAAAGAGTACCAGCTCCCATTGGAAGGTGTCTATGCAACACGCACATGTATTGAGGGACAATGGTTAGACTCTGTCAGCTTTTTAGGCCATCGTGTGACCACGGATGACTCCTATGCAGTAGAGACACATATCTTAGAACAAGAGATCGGCGAAGTCAGTGGAGAGATCGCGTTGGAATTTGTGGACTTTCTCCGTATCAATCAAAAGTTTAAAAGTTTGGATGCCTTGAGAGCACAAATTCTTGATGATATAGAGGTCACAAAAAAGAGATTATCCTCCAGTAAGGTCTAGAGGAGAGGTTTGACCGATCATCTTTTACCATAGATTATGTAGAGTAGTGTACGTCTGTTTCCCCTATCTCTTTGTATTTTTTTAGACAGTAGTGATCAGGATCTATCTGAGAGTACTCTATACGGTTTTTACCATTGTTCTTTGCTTTGTACATCGCTGCATCTGCAGATTTGATCAAGGCTTCCGGTGTTACGCCGTCATCCGGGTAGATCGAAGCACCGATACTCATACCTATGGATATCGTATTTCCTTCGATGACGTAAGGTGTTTGTGTCAGTGCATTGATCCTGTGTAAAATGTCGTTCAGATACTCAAAACTGTGCAGCTCTTCAAGAAGGATGACAAATTCATCCCCACCGAAACGACACACGGTATCCTCTTTTCTTAAGATCCCTTGAAGCGAACTTCCTACTCTTTTGAGTATCTCATCACCTATGGTATGACCAAAGGTATCATTAATCGGCTTAAAATTGTCCAGGTCACAGAATATGAGACTGATACATTTATTGAACCTGTCTGCATGGTTGATCGCATGTTCCAACCTGTCGTTGAACAAAAGCCGGTTGGAAAGACCGGTAAGGGGATCATGCGTGGCCAAGTAAGCGTGGTCATGCGCATCTTTTCGCTGGTGTGTGACATCGGAAAAGATACCTATAAAGTTTTCGATCTTACCCTGAGCATTTTTGATCGTATTGATACTGAGCCACTCGATATAGATCTCACCGTTTTTTTTACGATTGGTGATCTCTCCCTGCCAATATCCGTTCACAGACAATTGGTTCCATATTTTTTGGTAAAAGTGTTTATCGTGTTTTCCGGATTTGAGGATCTTGGGATCTTTGCCTACGACATTTTCGAGTGAATAGCCTGTAATGTCAATAAATGCATCATTCACATGCAAAATACGGTTATGGCTGTCTGTGATCAAAACGCCATCCATGGTATGTTCATAGACCGCTGAAGACATTTCAAGTGACCTGAGGTTGTTTCTGTTGTTGATAGCTGCACCGATAATGGAGGCAGCAGTACTGAGCATTTCGACATTGGTGGATTCGAGTGTTTGTTTGTGTTCATCCCCGATACCCAGGAATCCCCACCATTTATCCTGTACAAAGATAGGCAATATCAGAAGAGAATTGATCTTAAAGAGGTCCAGGAGTTTCTTTTTTGAGTTGTCATAATCTTCTCTGCTTCCATTGATAGGCAGGTTCTTCTCTAATTGGTTCTTCCATCGCATGACATAGTGTTTGCGGTAGTGGATACGTTTTTTACTTTTCGCTTCAGGGTTATCGTTGATGTAGAGAAGTTTATGTGCTGAGAGGTTATTTTCATCCTGATCATTTTGGTAGATAAATATGGATGACATGTCAGAAGCTTCTTTAAGGTTCTGCATCTCTTGTTTGAGTGCTTGCATCCAGTCTGATTGTTGTAAAAAATTATGGGACATTTCATTGATGGCATGAAGGATGTTCTGCTGTCGTTGAATCTCTCTGTTACTATATCTTTTCTCTATGACATCATCATACAGGCTTTGTATGGTCTTGGAAAAGCTTTTAGAAGCAAACGGCTTGGAAAGGAACTGATTCACTCCAAGCTCGATCGCTCTAAGAAGAATATCACGTTCTTCGAAGTCTGTAAAGATGGCTATCTTCACATGTTCATCTTTTTTTCTTATCTGCTCAACCATCT encodes the following:
- a CDS encoding diguanylate cyclase domain-containing protein; the protein is MEKLIILIVDDDKTTTSILNHMLYGYTDNILTASNGLEGLELYQEHRPDIILSDINMPHMNGLEMVEQIRKKDEHVKIAIFTDFEERDILLRAIELGVNQFLSKPFASKSFSKTIQSLYDDVIEKRYSNREIQRQQNILHAINEMSHNFLQQSDWMQALKQEMQNLKEASDMSSIFIYQNDQDENNLSAHKLLYINDNPEAKSKKRIHYRKHYVMRWKNQLEKNLPINGSREDYDNSKKKLLDLFKINSLLILPIFVQDKWWGFLGIGDEHKQTLESTNVEMLSTAASIIGAAINNRNNLRSLEMSSAVYEHTMDGVLITDSHNRILHVNDAFIDITGYSLENVVGKDPKILKSGKHDKHFYQKIWNQLSVNGYWQGEITNRKKNGEIYIEWLSINTIKNAQGKIENFIGIFSDVTHQRKDAHDHAYLATHDPLTGLSNRLLFNDRLEHAINHADRFNKCISLIFCDLDNFKPINDTFGHTIGDEILKRVGSSLQGILRKEDTVCRFGGDEFVILLEELHSFEYLNDILHRINALTQTPYVIEGNTISIGMSIGASIYPDDGVTPEALIKSADAAMYKAKNNGKNRIEYSQIDPDHYCLKKYKEIGETDVHYST
- a CDS encoding bifunctional riboflavin kinase/FAD synthetase, whose amino-acid sequence is MPLLNQIKRIAIGSFDGIHLGHQALIDKVDALVIIERNSGYLTPGYKRSLFTSKVCCFYHFDKIKSLTPEAFVQTLEADFPALETIVVGYDFHFGKNKAGNAQMMKTLTDKQISIVDQVTLGETPVHSRIIKTYLREGKIARANQLLGRTYHIEGRVVPGQGLGKKELVPTINLDVKEYQLPLEGVYATRTCIEGQWLDSVSFLGHRVTTDDSYAVETHILEQEIGEVSGEIALEFVDFLRINQKFKSLDALRAQILDDIEVTKKRLSSSKV
- a CDS encoding TlyA family RNA methyltransferase; protein product: MRLDKYLVEEGYFESRNRANDAIKAGQVLIDGKKAKASSKVDENSIVEVEDTKFYVSRAARKLENFLAEHPMAFQGKKALDIGSSTGGFAQIVLENGVASLSCVDVGKDQLHISLRNNETLSLHEETDIREFQSDDAFELITCDVSFISILQIMDDIDRLSQKGTDIIILYKPQFEVGKDVKRDSRGVVQDLDAIARRKEAFEAQAEKLGWELNYQALSQVQGKEGNQEYLYHFRKSEK